A window of the Zeugodacus cucurbitae isolate PBARC_wt_2022May chromosome 2, idZeuCucr1.2, whole genome shotgun sequence genome harbors these coding sequences:
- the LOC105213131 gene encoding ubiquitin domain-containing protein 1: MGGCIGIHSTDNETVSVSSASISRPATGAGGAQMGPSRKNRPLCNETIRWRSDVPLTEGQLRSKRDEFWDTAPAFDGRKEIWDALRAATNAAEELNFEMAQAILDGANISVPNGYLTECYDELGTQYKVPIYCLSYPINIVKEENGRDSPAEFSEPVDGGTEVFLKLRISSTMSDVKLPVYSKDTVGQCKKKLQAVEGIDACCQRWFYSGKLLGDKVPIDECNIQNGYVVQVIVNTEHYNHDNSTIIPVAS; the protein is encoded by the exons ATGGGTGGTTGCATTGGCATACACAGCACCGACAATGAGACAGTCAGTGTATCTTCAGCGAGTATTTCTAGGCCAGCGACAGGCGCGG GCGGCGCCCAAATGGGTCCATCGCGTAAAAATCGCCCACTGTGCAATGAGACAATACGTTGGCGTTCCGATGTGCCATTGACGGAGGGCCAACTGCGCTCGAAACGCGATGAATTCTGGGATACTGCGCCGGCGTTCGATGGTCGCAAAGAGATTTGGGATGCGCTACGGGCAGCCACAAATGCGGCGGAAGAGCTAAATTTCGAAATGGCGCAGGCAATACTTGACGGAGCGAATATATCGGTGCCCAATGG TTACCTCACAGAATGTTACGATGAACTCGGCACACAATACAAAGTGCCAATCTACTGTCTATCGTATCCAATAAATATCGTTAAGGAGGAGAATGGACGTGATTCACCAGCGGAATTCTCAGAGCCCGTCGACGGTGGCACTGAAGTATTCCTAAAACTGCGAATATCGTCCACAATGTCGGATGTTAAATTACCAGTATATTCAAAAGACACTGTGGGACAGTGCAAAAAGAAATTGCAG GCTGTAGAAGGCATCGACGCCTGCTGCCAACGTTGGTTCTACAGCGGTAAATTACTCGGCGATAAAGTGCCCATAGACGAGTGCAACATACAGAACGGTTATGTTGTGCAGGTCATTGTCAATACGGAGCATTATAATCACGACAATAGCACAATTATACCGGTTGCGAGCTAG